In a genomic window of Bacillota bacterium:
- a CDS encoding rubredoxin, giving the protein MAKWVCVVCAYVYDPAQGDYDGGIAPGTTFEELPSDWVCPLCGVGKDQFELAE; this is encoded by the coding sequence GTGGCTAAATGGGTTTGTGTGGTTTGCGCTTATGTGTATGACCCGGCACAAGGAGACTATGATGGCGGCATAGCACCAGGTACTACCTTTGAAGAGCTTCCTTCGGACTGGGTATGCCCTCTCTGTGGGGTGGGCAAGGATCAGTTTGAACTAGCAGAGTAA
- a CDS encoding lysine exporter LysO family protein yields the protein MTRLLLGATVVGGLLGRFLLPSTVTANLSQYAFWLLLLVLFGIGIELGSSDSLGKRLLGIKPKHLLLPVTSALGTLLGAGLAALLLGVRLPLGLGIGAGFGWYSLSSIILAELAGAEIAAIAFLTNVIRELISIPLIPKLFRHNFGPAAITPGGATTMDTTLAVVSRAADQEMTLLAFYHGVVLSTLSPILVTLLGSR from the coding sequence TCTTACTGCCTAGCACGGTTACCGCCAACCTTTCTCAGTATGCTTTCTGGTTACTACTGTTAGTGCTTTTCGGCATTGGCATTGAACTGGGCAGCTCCGATTCACTTGGCAAACGCCTCCTCGGCATCAAGCCGAAACACTTGCTCCTGCCGGTGACTTCTGCTTTAGGAACTTTACTGGGCGCTGGCTTAGCCGCACTGCTACTTGGGGTGAGGTTGCCTCTCGGGCTAGGTATCGGAGCTGGCTTTGGCTGGTACAGCTTGAGCAGCATTATCCTCGCTGAGTTAGCTGGTGCCGAAATTGCCGCCATTGCTTTTCTCACCAATGTCATTCGCGAACTAATCTCTATTCCATTAATACCCAAGCTATTTCGCCATAACTTTGGACCAGCCGCCATCACACCGGGCGGGGCCACGACCATGGACACGACGCTCGCGGTAGTCTCTAGAGCCGCTGACCAGGAGATGACGCTACTCGCTTTCTATCATGGTGTTGTTCTCTCGACTTTGTCGCCCATCTTGGTCACCCTACTCGGCAGCAGGTAG
- a CDS encoding Ger(x)C family spore germination protein, giving the protein MVRKAAIMLLLAVLLILHTSCWSSREVESLAFVMALGVDADENGVRLTVQVALPAGGAGGGGGQGAERPVWVTSFTAPSLIEGIFNMPALFGREPFLGHLQVVIMGQDFAKDGIHQLLDFLARERQVRDTIRLAVAVDKAEDILLVEPKVVQMPADYMVELLKQGERTGMIPPSEFLRTRQAWHNRPRLQIILPLLQPLEETEEESPAVAPEEKPPAEAEKKPEALLLKGSAVFRDDRLVGFLDTTESRGLAWLMGSVKNTIISIPREEGAITQHANFASVKFRMRKAANGARLTAVVSQDGNLTQWPLREQGITYPLLKQFERVLVQQIETEIRASLKAIQEVYQVDVIGIGEQLRRHAPEQFAALKWEEAFPHFVLALEVRASFRRIGLVFR; this is encoded by the coding sequence GTGGTACGTAAAGCAGCCATCATGCTCCTACTTGCCGTTCTACTCATCTTACACACCAGTTGCTGGAGCTCACGCGAAGTTGAATCCTTGGCCTTCGTCATGGCCCTAGGTGTAGATGCTGACGAAAATGGTGTTCGCCTAACAGTTCAAGTAGCTCTCCCGGCCGGGGGAGCGGGCGGCGGCGGAGGTCAAGGGGCCGAGAGACCGGTATGGGTGACTAGCTTTACTGCCCCCTCCCTTATAGAAGGCATCTTCAATATGCCCGCTCTCTTTGGCAGAGAACCCTTCCTAGGGCATTTGCAGGTTGTGATCATGGGGCAAGACTTTGCCAAAGACGGCATCCACCAACTGCTCGATTTCCTCGCCAGAGAACGGCAGGTGCGTGACACCATACGCTTGGCAGTAGCAGTCGACAAGGCAGAAGATATACTTCTGGTAGAGCCAAAAGTTGTGCAAATGCCCGCGGACTACATGGTCGAGCTTCTTAAGCAGGGAGAAAGAACGGGCATGATCCCACCCTCTGAGTTCCTCCGTACGCGCCAAGCGTGGCACAACAGACCGCGCCTGCAAATTATACTCCCCCTGCTACAGCCTCTAGAGGAGACAGAGGAGGAAAGCCCTGCGGTAGCCCCAGAAGAAAAACCACCTGCAGAAGCAGAAAAAAAACCCGAGGCGCTGCTCTTAAAGGGCTCCGCCGTTTTTAGAGATGACCGTTTGGTGGGCTTCCTCGACACGACAGAGAGTCGCGGCCTAGCCTGGCTGATGGGTTCTGTCAAAAACACCATCATCAGCATCCCGCGCGAAGAAGGAGCAATTACGCAACATGCCAACTTTGCTTCCGTAAAATTTAGAATGCGCAAGGCAGCTAATGGCGCACGTCTAACAGCTGTAGTTAGTCAGGACGGTAACCTGACCCAGTGGCCGCTCCGCGAACAGGGTATTACCTACCCACTCCTTAAGCAATTCGAACGTGTTTTGGTGCAACAAATCGAGACAGAAATTCGTGCCAGCCTGAAGGCTATCCAAGAGGTCTACCAAGTAGATGTTATCGGTATAGGTGAGCAGCTAAGGCGCCATGCACCAGAGCAATTTGCCGCTCTCAAGTGGGAAGAGGCCTTTCCGCACTTTGTCCTTGCTCTCGAGGTGCGCGCTTCTTTTAGGCGAATCGGACTTGTATTCAGGTAA
- a CDS encoding spore germination protein, whose product MQKNREKGADQALKLPPPHPIMDEKDQPLGANIGENLALLKQKLGGSDDVVFREFKLDNASELPAVVVFIDGLTNKDHLQRDLLAPLMLFARQTGHAEWGMGRRGFAALKNHLLTLVEIKEASTLRECVEAVLAADAVLLIHGSEQAILLGVKTWEHRGIMEPTSERTVRGPKDGFNELFKSNIALVRRRIKSPYLRVKYARIGRRTQTDIAILYEDNLTDPALVAEVYRRLQYIDVDGILDSGYIEQYIEDSPYSPFPQVQYTERPDRVAAALLEGRVAIMVDGTPFALMVPAIMSNFLPTPEDHYERWTLMTGVRWIRTISLLIGVLLPALYVAITTFHHEMIPRHLVIAIAAARVGVPFPAMVEALIMEITFELLREGGIRIPGPIGPTIGIVGGIIIGQAAVTAGLVSPIMVVVVALTAIGSFAVPSFNVGLSLRLLRFPLILLAGAFGLYGVVSGIIVILMHAVSLKSFGIPYLSPIAPSNLASMKDTLVRAPLWMLTMRPQIFHPRQGRRINKPSFIQHDHERGGRHDEGNETD is encoded by the coding sequence GTGCAGAAAAATAGAGAAAAGGGCGCTGACCAGGCACTGAAACTGCCCCCTCCCCACCCCATCATGGACGAGAAAGATCAGCCCCTCGGCGCAAATATCGGTGAAAATCTCGCCTTACTCAAGCAAAAGCTCGGCGGAAGCGACGATGTTGTCTTTCGCGAATTCAAGCTCGACAATGCCAGCGAACTGCCCGCAGTAGTCGTCTTTATTGATGGTTTGACGAACAAAGACCACCTGCAAAGAGATCTCCTCGCTCCCCTCATGCTTTTCGCCCGCCAAACTGGCCACGCTGAGTGGGGCATGGGTAGGCGTGGTTTTGCCGCGCTCAAGAACCATCTGCTGACCCTAGTGGAGATAAAAGAGGCCAGCACCTTGCGCGAATGTGTGGAGGCCGTACTGGCAGCCGATGCGGTACTACTTATTCATGGTAGCGAGCAAGCGATCCTCCTTGGCGTAAAAACTTGGGAACACCGGGGCATCATGGAGCCTACCTCTGAACGAACAGTGCGCGGCCCCAAAGATGGCTTTAATGAGCTCTTTAAAAGCAATATCGCGCTCGTCAGGCGCAGGATAAAGAGCCCCTACCTGCGCGTCAAGTACGCGCGCATCGGTAGACGCACGCAGACGGACATCGCCATACTCTATGAAGACAACTTAACTGACCCCGCACTAGTGGCTGAGGTTTACCGCCGCCTACAATACATAGATGTGGACGGCATCCTTGACTCTGGCTACATCGAACAATACATAGAAGATAGTCCCTATTCACCCTTTCCGCAAGTGCAGTACACCGAAAGGCCCGATAGAGTCGCCGCGGCCCTCCTCGAGGGAAGGGTCGCCATTATGGTCGACGGCACACCCTTTGCGCTCATGGTCCCCGCCATCATGAGCAACTTTCTGCCCACTCCCGAGGACCATTATGAGCGGTGGACCTTAATGACAGGGGTGCGGTGGATTCGCACCATTAGCCTGCTCATCGGGGTGCTCTTACCAGCGCTTTATGTCGCCATAACTACTTTTCATCACGAAATGATTCCCCGGCACCTGGTAATAGCCATTGCCGCGGCCAGGGTAGGGGTACCCTTCCCCGCCATGGTCGAAGCCCTCATTATGGAGATTACTTTCGAGCTGCTCCGCGAAGGCGGTATCCGCATTCCCGGCCCCATTGGACCAACCATAGGCATAGTTGGCGGCATCATTATCGGCCAAGCGGCCGTAACAGCAGGGCTCGTAAGCCCCATTATGGTCGTGGTAGTGGCACTGACGGCCATTGGCTCCTTTGCCGTGCCTTCTTTTAATGTCGGCCTGTCGCTACGCCTTCTAAGATTCCCCCTCATTCTCCTAGCGGGAGCCTTTGGTCTCTATGGCGTGGTATCGGGTATTATTGTCATCTTAATGCACGCAGTGAGCCTAAAGTCGTTTGGCATACCCTATCTCTCGCCCATAGCGCCGTCAAACCTAGCCTCCATGAAAGACACCCTCGTTCGCGCACCCCTATGGATGCTTACCATGCGGCCACAAATCTTTCACCCGCGTCAAGGCAGACGCATCAATAAACCATCCTTCATTCAACATGACCACGAGCGGGGAGGACGCCATGACGAAGGCAACGAAACAGATTAG
- a CDS encoding flavodoxin family protein, whose amino-acid sequence MRVLALQGSPRPSGNTKTLLSALLKPLCDHHEVHEFHVAGCKLMPCLSCYQCQGEARCAQEDDMHTLYPLLAESDLVILASPIYFYGVSAQLKSVIDRCQYFWTNPARRRSNRAGVLVLTAGAPDHRGQGVATTEAACKMFLHCLGAPLLHTLTATHTDQHPVTSESEAFRAALTLGAVLAKNHK is encoded by the coding sequence ATGCGTGTTCTAGCCCTCCAGGGAAGCCCTCGCCCAAGCGGCAATACAAAAACCCTACTCAGTGCCCTATTAAAACCTCTTTGTGACCACCACGAGGTGCATGAATTCCATGTTGCCGGGTGTAAGCTTATGCCTTGCCTCTCTTGCTACCAATGCCAAGGGGAGGCCCGCTGCGCACAAGAAGACGACATGCATACGCTTTACCCACTCTTGGCCGAGAGCGACCTAGTCATTCTGGCCTCGCCTATCTATTTTTATGGGGTCAGTGCGCAACTAAAGAGCGTCATCGACCGCTGCCAGTATTTTTGGACTAACCCGGCGCGCCGCAGAAGTAATCGGGCCGGGGTACTCGTGCTGACCGCAGGTGCGCCAGACCACCGAGGTCAAGGGGTGGCAACTACCGAGGCGGCCTGCAAAATGTTTTTGCACTGCCTAGGTGCTCCTCTACTCCATACGCTAACTGCTACGCATACAGACCAACACCCTGTGACTAGCGAGTCAGAGGCCTTTCGCGCTGCCCTCACGCTCGGAGCAGTGCTCGCCAAGAACCACAAATGA
- a CDS encoding endospore germination permease, whose product MTKATKQISARQLMFLKLTGIIGVLFFGAIRLVTGIAGAQGIMAIAGGAVLSMLILYLAVSVAKMFPDHTPFEYAKLIYGRWLGSLIALSLVVFNLLIGTMVLRDLGDFLISAILPETPLSANIALMLGLVCFGVYLGLESLARFNEGFAPLILLSWLIVIVAGLLRADFGWLRPLLAVEPSQLMLSTLVSGSIIIDGLIVLLFFSFVKDQGSVLKYNTWAIIMATVIMAGAQVAVVTSLSPNLAQTVLYPILELARNTPLGAFLERIEALYLAVWIMGTFIKIAVLFYGSCLGLATTTGVKNYRTFIIPIAALSFYFSFQADNIVQSSLFEAMFHHYAPFYEAGLLLLLLLGGLWVGKTGRGRIARGT is encoded by the coding sequence ATGACGAAGGCAACGAAACAGATTAGCGCCAGGCAACTCATGTTCTTAAAACTGACCGGTATTATCGGGGTCTTGTTTTTTGGCGCCATACGCCTAGTAACAGGTATAGCGGGAGCGCAGGGCATCATGGCCATAGCGGGAGGGGCGGTTTTGAGCATGCTTATTCTCTACTTGGCCGTCAGCGTAGCCAAAATGTTCCCCGACCATACTCCCTTTGAGTACGCCAAACTTATCTACGGCAGATGGCTAGGCTCACTCATTGCTCTAAGCTTAGTCGTCTTTAATCTCCTCATCGGCACCATGGTACTACGCGACCTCGGGGATTTTCTCATCTCTGCCATACTACCCGAAACGCCGCTCAGTGCAAACATCGCCCTTATGTTGGGCTTAGTCTGCTTCGGGGTCTATTTAGGCTTAGAGAGCCTCGCTCGTTTTAACGAAGGCTTCGCGCCTCTAATATTGCTGTCGTGGCTTATCGTCATAGTGGCCGGACTGCTCAGAGCTGACTTCGGATGGCTACGCCCCTTGCTGGCTGTGGAGCCCAGTCAGCTCATGCTCTCCACGCTCGTATCTGGCAGCATCATTATTGATGGACTGATCGTCCTCTTGTTTTTTAGTTTTGTCAAAGACCAAGGGTCTGTACTCAAGTACAATACTTGGGCAATTATCATGGCCACAGTTATCATGGCTGGGGCACAAGTTGCCGTTGTCACCAGCCTGAGCCCTAATTTAGCCCAGACGGTGCTCTACCCAATTCTTGAGCTGGCCCGCAATACCCCTCTAGGTGCATTTCTTGAGCGCATCGAAGCCCTTTACCTGGCCGTCTGGATAATGGGCACCTTCATCAAAATTGCCGTACTCTTCTATGGCTCCTGCCTCGGGCTCGCTACAACTACCGGGGTTAAGAATTATAGAACCTTCATCATACCTATCGCCGCGCTTTCCTTTTACTTCTCCTTTCAGGCCGACAACATTGTGCAAAGCTCACTGTTTGAAGCCATGTTCCACCATTATGCGCCTTTCTATGAAGCAGGTCTCTTGCTACTACTTTTACTCGGGGGGCTCTGGGTAGGCAAAACCGGCCGAGGACGTATCGCGCGTGGTACGTAA
- a CDS encoding prenyltransferase — translation MNRAATFLELTRPKFLPLSVIPMLITARYAGLPGEGSLPLLFWCMVGVAMMHAGANVVNDCYDYCLGADKKDTAGRYSGGSGVLPKGLVAVGEAKVLFAVLFVAAIGIAAGLSRNSAWPIVFALGGTAAGIAYTMPPFKLSYRGYGELLVALSFGPGLMLSTYYVLTGGYSTAVFLVSVVIGALIGMVLLLNEFTDAASDRLAGKRNLAVRIQDILHKLPAAE, via the coding sequence ATGAATCGTGCAGCCACGTTTCTAGAACTCACCCGACCCAAGTTCCTGCCTTTGTCGGTAATACCCATGCTCATCACGGCCAGATATGCCGGGCTGCCGGGGGAGGGTAGCCTACCACTTCTCTTCTGGTGTATGGTGGGTGTAGCCATGATGCACGCTGGCGCGAATGTGGTGAATGATTGTTATGATTACTGCCTAGGGGCAGACAAAAAAGACACCGCCGGCCGCTATTCTGGCGGCAGCGGGGTCTTGCCCAAGGGGTTAGTAGCAGTAGGGGAGGCCAAAGTGCTCTTTGCGGTGCTTTTCGTCGCCGCCATAGGTATTGCCGCGGGTTTATCGCGTAATAGCGCTTGGCCAATCGTTTTTGCTTTAGGTGGTACAGCCGCGGGCATCGCCTACACAATGCCACCCTTTAAGCTATCATATCGGGGCTATGGTGAGCTCTTGGTGGCCCTAAGTTTTGGCCCGGGCCTTATGCTTAGCACCTACTATGTCTTGACAGGGGGTTACTCTACTGCGGTCTTCCTGGTCAGTGTGGTCATAGGTGCACTAATTGGCATGGTACTCTTACTAAATGAGTTCACGGACGCGGCGTCTGACAGATTGGCGGGCAAAAGAAATTTAGCGGTGCGCATACAAGATATTCTCCACAAGCTACCTGCTGCCGAGTAG